From Drosophila yakuba strain Tai18E2 chromosome 2L, Prin_Dyak_Tai18E2_2.1, whole genome shotgun sequence, one genomic window encodes:
- the LOC6527664 gene encoding piezo-type mechanosensitive ion channel component isoform X16, translating to MVFSYACMVLQRIVVPAVLVLAALMRPVGISFVYLLMFFVSPFVPLATRRNFKGSVTAFFIILLALSTLLLLGHITLQILAVSLTLPIYNCSFSEQLLRHIGFVSFIDLQPFAIIEWLVPEVLVFATSLGSYLTVKRVASQPVGVEQLENGEVGDGQAENEQTSSQPAATDANGGDVQQATVTTPLQQQQQQLRKRVSMISQHIHFEGLVKISPLFCLATLFFAAVLRPSVPGGFYFLIFLLAGTYWATCQTLQRGFALLLRCVMVVLVLHSLSIVSYQTPWMQDNLNHTTLTARLIGLEPLIESYCSTDIRVFLYNNELSLDSYLNPFALFFAYFALALTTKHLIKPRLEPKPATAFGQQLDCNSSSINNTTTGNKVNRQLSLLTSQTSRGRRDGSNPGGGGATITTTTTTNTNTTTTSSAIRNQRLSVSLRRDQRATLNEPTETTPLVRQSTRKARTPQPLESGSSVAPSVTQRGNDIQLDSLEQRSEQENTTTSILDQISYGFVSVGGFIYQNSYIFTNILMMAWSIVYHSWLTFVLLLWANVLWMIPNQRKAMMRSSPFIVLYAEALLIAQYIYGMDLNNEELPTSVPYLQTAGINLQQIGFERPIENQMRPCVPLIVKTAFVLMFWVTSRQFFKEKRDRRRDSTLADIIAPLQITVGSAGSSYLINDGKKTSKFLKKAGDVIKNLLVRLWIWLLVLVIFLCAITGENMTGFRICYMALFLFFLLVFQSSSKAWVKIMYGFWLFLIFYAMSILILIYTYQFDKFDKYWSDYLNVSATLQKDIGLKRYQTKDLFLHLVSPTIIVILTVIQVHYFHKRFIASLQQQPLAGGSAQQKPTETTALEPAPSKRRGSAGSLRRSQGPSAEAAPGATTDFETSVRDLVRISFRKIKNKSEYIFKNFKDVFWRFLELHIMKAVYIAAFVCSVSEVCVLHIIFVGFCVLGATSRKAVQVVISRLISFIVTIIVLSKMIYQIEYLSHSQHNVVCSDNRTANNAEWIGLTKADKVTGGLMSLLRTYIIYMVIVTMHAVITLRQLQMRVKIGALNAPPTKLLFPNIIRADAEKDLVGLVKYLLNFGFYKFGIEISLIALVSTITYRQDIVAVVYALWLVVLLLLRRSQCAKIWGVFQAFFAISILTQYIVLVGLPPSSCLVYPWDEGPFGEGIQRWTMLPGTLHFNHVPKLIFDFIVLVILNRQKSIFCIEQRYASNDDYPGGSNRSVIADIAQLGRVPFDNPTHDFCSYIRNYSDILKNGVLCGFYWFTLAVVFLAGTNIADLLALGYLIGAFIFLWQGSDFYLRPIHTIIFRWKWLLAFNVANILIKTSFQMAGCLFMTQLTKDCCWLVHMLGITCTSNVLTEQIMLPEEAELTLKPGECPKITHQVVLLWDTICFAFIIFQLRIFKSHYFCHIITDTKANNILASRGADIIESLRHKQIAHRHDHEKQVLHKIKRKMERIRATQQKMLRPLDKQTHFDEHGYPLPAPTVRRRKEIKLHPHATRAGDYYMFEEMDDKFELDLIHDEIDFLEEENITESEMKMQRRKTLYDLLPASGLTRYIYLNPQKSKDAPTGEFPSTSKGISKERDAATASSSASPAPTRDVGDLPVIPPPLTGLGREQTSKETSDSKSKMEVDSGEVTAKDSDEDFDTNPIIRLLEGFLVTLTIRLNRFSRNYRFVNRILAGEKKTLKESSSLNRLGLSSAAAMFHFLKSNLESAGEFNLEEENFAQRDHHIIVEVLISSWYALLANTDLICYIVVFINQVVNASLISLPLPIMVFLWGTLSLPRPTKTFWVTLIAYTQAIVLIKCIFQFKLIWSNYHQLPNQPLTPAKIFGVENKAHYAIYDLILLLVLFLHRYLLKSQGLWKSGYKDTDNQFTKPTASIDERDDSDNLSQPDSRQLNDDAAQKLSLQVSQASLPGSPEFSKTGINQLERTKYTSSLYKFFFSLVHKSRLATDVYALMFLCDFVNFFVLLFGFTAFGTQQTESDEGVQTYLAENKVPIPFLIMLLVQFLLIVIDRALYLRKALVNKIIFHFFSVIGIHIWMFFVVPAVTERTFNSLAPPIIFYVIKCFYMLLSSYQIKSGYPKRILGNFFTKGFSMVNMIAFKVYMQIPFLYELRTILDWVCIDSTMTIFDWLKMEDIFSNIYLIRCTRQSETDFPAMRAQKKASLSKLIMGGTVVLLIVICIWGPLCLFALGNAVGTSNVPFHVSLSIRIGPYDPIYTTNNYDSIFEINPEMYSQMTNAYIKEKQALTFIAGYDATDVAAVRLAGNSPSLWNIAPPDRQRLLNDLRNNHTLKARFSYSLTRKAPAKGLKENVGDEHAISLDESFEGRAALIHMLSETHDVEPIHSNGTTNGTTPEVEEVVVIPGMIPKFIKVLNSGDAAVVSVLSQKHYDYRPLVIKMHRDNETNGLWWEIRDYCNDTFYNETLSKFAYSNCTSGIVMYTFNDKKFPSTFSFLTAGGIIGLYTTFVLLASRFMKSFIGGQNRKIMFEDLPYVDRVLQLCLDIYLVREALEFALEEDLFAKLLFLYRSPETLIKWTRPKEEYVDDDGDTDSIPSRMSVRRPEQLQPQQPQ from the exons CTGCCACAGATGCCAATGGTGGAGATGTGCAACAGGCCACGGTCACCACGccactgcagcaacagcagcagcagctgaggAAGCGAGTGTCCATGATCAGTCAGCACATTCACTTTGAGGGATTGGTCAAGATCT CTCCTCTGTTCTGCCTGGCCACGCTGTTCTTTGCGGCCGTGCTGCGTCCCTCGGTGCCTGGCGGATTTTACTTTCTCATTTTCCTGCTGGCCGGCACCTACTGGGCAACATGCCAGACGCTGCAACG GGGCTTTGCATTGTTGCTGCGCTGCGTGATGGTCGTCCTCGTGCTGCACTCCCTGTCCATTGTATCCTACCAGACGCCATGGATGCAGGACAACCTCAATCATACCACCCTGACAGCCCG TTTGATTGGACTGGAACCGCTTATTGAATCCTACTGCTCGACGGATATACGTGTCTTTCTGTACAATAATGAGCTGTCCCTGGACTCGTATCTCAATCCCTTTGCGTTGTTCTTTGCCTACTTCGCACTGGCCCTGACCACCAAGCATCTCATTAAGCCACGG CTGGAGCCCAAGCCAGCCACCGCATTTGGGCAGCAACTAGATTGcaatagcagcagcatcaacaacaccaccaccgGCAACAAGGTCAACCGCCAGCTATCGCTGCTCACCTCGCAGACATCGCGGGGTCGTCGGGATGGGTCGAATCCTGGCGGAGGTGGAGCaaccatcaccaccaccacgaccaccaacaccaataccaccaccacctcctccgcaaTCCGCAATCAGCGCTTGAGT GTTTCTTTGCGCCGTGATCAGCGTGCAACGTTGAATGAACCGACTGAGACGACGCCT TTGGTGCGGCAAAGCACGCGCAAGGCACGCACACCCCAACCGCTGGAAAGTGGATCCTCTGTGGCGCCCAGTGTCACTCAGCGGGGCAACGACATTCAGCTGGACTCGTTGGAACAGCGATCGGAGCAGGAGAACACCACCACATCCATACTGGATCAGATTTCGTATGGCTTCGTCAGCGTGGGAGGATTCATATATCAGAACAGCTATATATTCACCAACATTCTTATGATG GCCTGGTCCATAGTGTATCACAGTTGGCTGACTTttgtgctgttgctgtgggCCAACGTGCTGTGGATGATTCCTAACCAGAGGAAGGCCATGATGCGGTCTAGTCCCTTTATAGTCCTATATGCTGAGGCCCTTTTGATTGCCCAATACATATACGGCATGGATCTCAACAACGAAGAGCTGCCCACAAGCGTTCCA TATTTGCAGACTGCGGGCATTAACCTGCAACAAATTGGCTTCGAACGACCAATCGAAAACCAAATGCGGCCATGTGTGCCGCTGATCGTAAAGACGGCCTTTGTGCTAATGTTTTGGGTGACATCGCGGCAGTTCTTTAAGGAGAAGCGTGATCGCCGAAGGGACAGCACTCTGGCGGATATCATTGCCCCACTGCAGATCACTGTGGGATCGGCTGGCTCCAGCTACCTCATCAACGATGGCAAGAAGACCTCAAAGTTCCTAAAGAAGGCCGGCGATGTGATCAAGAATCTACTGGTGCGTCTGTGGATCTGGCTACTGGTGCTGGTTATCTTCCTCTGCGCCATCACTGGCGAGAACATGACCGGCTTCCGCATCTGCTACATGGCCCTGTTCCTATTCTTCTTGCTGGTCTTTCAATCGTCGTCCAAGGCATGGGTTAAGATCATGTACGGCTTCTGGCTGTTTCTGATCTTCTATGCCATGTCCATACTTATCTTGATCTACACATATCAATTCGACAAGTTCGACAAGTACTGGAGCGACTATCTCAATGTGTCCGCGACGCT GCAAAAGGACATCGGGCTTAAGCGCTACCAGACCAAGGATCTGTTCCTTCATTTGGTCTCACCGACGATTATTGTGATCCTGACCGTCATCCAAGTGCACTACTTCCACAAGCGCTTCATCGCCTcattgcaacagcagccgtTGGCTGGCGGATCGGCACAGCAGAAACCCACGGAGACAACTGCCTTGGAACCGGCGCCATCAAAGCGACGTGGCAGCGCCGGTTCACTGCGTAGATCTCAGGGTCCATCGGCGGAGGCTGCTCCAGGAGCCACCACCGATTTCGAGACATCTGTGCGAGACTTGGTGCGCATTTCGTTCCGCAAGATCAAGAACAAGTCGGAGTACATTTTCAAGAACTTCAAGGATGTCTTCTGGCGCTTCCTGGAGCTGCACATCATGAAGGCTGTGTATATCGCAGCCTTCGTGTGCAGTGTCAGCGAAGTCTGCGTACTGCACATTATCTTTGTGGGTTTCTGTGTGCTGGGCGCCACCTCGCGCAAGGCCGTCCAGGTGGTGATCAGCCGCCTCATCTCGTTCATTGTCACCATCATAGTTCTGTCCAAGATGATCTACCAGATCGAGTACTTAAGTCACTCGCAGCACAACGTTGTTTGT TCTGACAACCGGACGGCCAACAATGCGGAGTGGATTGGTCTCACTAAGGCCGACAAGGTGACGGGCGGACTGATGAGCCTGTTGCGCACCTACATCATCTACATGGTTATTGTGACCATGCACGCAGTGATCACCTTGCGGCAGCTTCAAATGCGCGTGAAGATTGGAGCACTGAATGCTCCACCCACCAAGCTGCTGTTCCCCAATATTATTCGAGCTGATGCTGAGAAGGATCTGGTGGGACTGGTCAAGTATCTCCTCAACTTTGGCTTCTACAAATTTGGCATTGAGATATCGCTAATCGCCCTGGTCTCCACCATCACATATCGCCAGGATATTGTGGCCGTAGTCTATGCTCTGTGGCTGGTGGTGCTTTTGCTTCTGAGGAGATCTCAGTGCGCCAAAATATGGGGCGTGTTTCAGGCATTCTTTGCCATCTCCATACTGACACAGTACATAGTGCTGGTCGGACTGCCGCCGAGCTCATGTCTGG TTTATCCCTGGGATGAAGGTCCCTTTGGGGAGGGCATACAACGCTGGACGATGCTGCCAGGAACCCTGCACTTCAATCACGTGCCCAAGCTGATCTTCGACTTCATTGTCTTGGTCATTCTGAACCGACAGAAGAGTATCTTCTGCATCGAACAGCGTTATGCCAGTAACGACGACTATCCGGGTGGCAGCAATCGCAGTGTGATCGCCGATATTGCTCAGCTAGGTCGCGTTCCCTTCGACAATCCCACCCACGACTTTTGCTCTTACATACGAAACTACTCGGACATCCTCAAGAATGGAGTGTTGTGTGGCTTCTACTGGTTTACTCTGGCAGTTGTGTTCTTGGCCGGCACCAATATTGCAGATCTACTGGCCCTGGGTTATCTGATCGGAGCGTTTATCTTCCTTTGGCAGGGATCTGATTTCTATCTGCGTCCCATACACACCATCATCTTTCGCTGGAAGTGGCTGCTGGCATTCAATGTGGCCAACATACTCATCAAGACGTCCTTCCAGATGGCCGGCTGTTTGTTCATGACACAACTGACCAAAGACTGCTGCTGGCTGGTGCACATGCTCGGCATTACCTGTACTAGCAATGTGCTTACAGAGCAAATAATGCTGCCCGAGGAGGCAGAGTTGACGCTGAAGCCAGGCGAATGTCCTAAGATCACCCACCAGGTGGTCCTACTGTGGGACACGATTTGCTTTGCCTTCATCATATTCCAGCTGCGCATCTTCAAGTCGCACTACTTCTGTCACATCATAACGGacacaaaagcaaacaacatcCTGGCCTCAAG AGGAGCCGACATCATTGAGAGCCTACGACACAAGCAGATTGCCCATCGCCACGACCATGAAAAGCAGGTGCTACACAAGATCAAGCGAAAGATGGAGCGCATCCGAGCCACGCAGCAAAAGATGCTTCGACCGTTGGACAAACAAACCCACTTTGACG AACATGGTTATCCACTTCCTGCACCAACAGTACGCAGAAGgaaggaaattaaattacatcCACATG CTACCCGTGCTGGTGACTACTACATGTTCGAGGAGATGGACGATAAGTTTGAGCTCGACTTGATACACGACGAGATCGACTTCCTCGAGGAGGAGAACATCACCGAGAGCGAGATGAAGATGCAGCGACGCAAGACGCTCTACGAT CTGTTACCAGCCAGTGGACTAACTCGCTATATTTATTTGAACCCACAGAAGTCGAAGGACGCACCCACTGGCGAGTTTCCCTCCACCAGCAAGGGTATTTCCAAGGAACGCGATGCCGCGACAGCTTCTAGTTCAGCGAGTCCAGCGCCCACCAGGGATGTGGGTGATCTGCCCGTAATTCCGCCACCTTTGACTGGCCTGGGACGCGAGCAAACCTCCAAGGAGACCTCCGATAGCAAGTCTAAAATGGAAGTGGACAGCGGAGAGGTGACGGCCAAGGATTCGGATGAGGACTTTGATACAAATCCAATTATCAGGCTGCTCGAGGGCTTCTTGGTCACGTTGACCATAAGACTGAACCGCTTCTCGCGCAACTACCGCTTTGTAAATCGCATCCTTGCCGGCGAAAAGAAGACCCTGAAG GAGTCCAGCTCGTTGAATCGTCTGGGGCTGTCCAGTGCCGCTGCCATGTTCCACTTCCTCAAGTCCAATCTCGAGAG CGCGGGTGAATTCAATCTGGAGGAGGAGAACTTTGCCCAGAGGGATCATCATATCATTGTCGAGGTGCTAATCTCCTCGTGGTATGCCTTATTGGCCAACACGGATCTCATCTGCTACATTGTGGTGTTCATTAATCAG gTGGTCAATGCCAGTCTTAtttcgctgccgctgcccaTCATGGTCTTTTTGTGGGGTACACTGTCTCTGCCACGTCCCACTAAAACCTTCTGGGTCACCTTGATTGCCTACACCCAGGCCATCGTGCTGATCAAGTGCATCTTCCAGTTTAAACTGATCTGGTCCAATTACCACCAACTGCCCAATCAGCCGCTGACACCTGCCAAAATATTCGGCGTGGAGAACAAGGCCCACTATGCGATTTACGACCTGATCCTGTTGCTGGTTCTATTCCTGCATCGCTATCTGCTTAAGTCACAAGGCCTGTGGAAATCGGGCTACAAGGACACGGACAACCAGTTTACCAAACCCACCGCTAGCAT TGATGAACGCGACGATAGCGACAACTTATCACAACCGGATTCCCGCCAGCTAAACGATGATGCTGCTCAGAAGCTGAGTCTTCAAGTGAGTCAGGCTTCCTTGCCAGGATCGCCTGAATTCAGCAAGACTGGCATCAATCAGCTTGA GCGCACCAAGTACACCTCATCACTATACAAATTTTTCTTCAGTTTGGTTCACAAATCCCGTCTAGCCACAGATGTATATGCGCTGATGTTCCTCTGCGATTTTGTGAACTTCTTTGTGCTTCTGTTCGGCTTCACTGCATTTGGA ACTCAGCAAACGGAAAGTGACGAAGGTGTGCAGACATATCTCGCGGAGAACAAAGTGCCCATACCATTCCTGATTATGTTACTGGTTCAGTTCCTGCTCATCGTCATTGATCGAGCCTTGTATCTGCGCAAAGCCCTGGTGAACAAGATCATCTTCCACTTCTTTTCGGTTATCGGAATACACATCTGGATGTTCTTCGTTGTGCCTGCAGTTACGGAACGCACTTTCAACTCCCTCGCACCTCCAATTATATTCTATGTGATAAAGTGCTTTTACATGCTGCTCAGCTCTTATCAAATCAAATCCGGTTACCCCAAGCGCATTCTGGGCAATTTCTTCACCAAGGGATTCTCGATGGTCAATATGATTGCCTTTAAGGTGTACATGCAGATTCCATTCCTGTACGAGCTGCGAACAATATTAGACTGGGTGTGCATTGACAGCACAATGACCATTTTTGACTGGCTGAAGATGGAGGACATTTTCTCGAATATATACCTAATCCGCTGCACCCGGCAGTCAGAGACAGATTTTCCGGCTATGAGAGCTCAGAAGAAGGCCTCACTTTCCAAGCTCATAATGGGTGGCACCGTCGTCCTGCTGATAGTGATTTGCATTTGGGGACCACTATGTTTGTTTGCCCTTGGCAACGCGGTGGGCACCTCGAATGTGCCCTTTCATGTGTCGCTATCAATACGAATCGGACCCTATGATCCCATCTACACAACGAACAACTACGACAGTATCTTTGAGATCAATCCTGAGATGTATTCTCAGATGACTAATGCATACATTAAGGAGAAACAGGCTTTGACGTTTATCGCTGGTTATGATGCAACGGATGTGGCTGCGGTTAGACTAGCTGGCAATTCGCCTTCCCTGTGGAACATAGCACCGCCAGATAGGCAGCGATTACTAAATGATCTAAGAAACA ATCACACACTGAAGGCGCGGTTCTCTTATTCTCTCACCCGGAAGGCTCCTGCCAAGGGGCTAAAGGAAAATGTGGGGGACGAGCATGCCATATCCCTGGATGAGTCCTTTGAGGGACGAGCAGCACTCATTCATATGCTAAGTGAAACCCATGACGTTGAGCCAATTCACAGCAACGGCACAACAAATGGTACCACACCCGAAGTCGAAGAAGTGGTGGTGATACCCGGTATGATACCCAAGTTTATCAAGGTTCTCAATTCGGGCGACGCTGCAGTGGTAAGTGTGTTGAGCCAAAAACACTACGACTACCGACCGCTGGTTATCAAAATGCATCGCGACAACGAGACCAATGGATTGTGGTGGGAGATTCGGGACTACTGCAACGATACCTTCTACAACGAAACTCTGTCGAAGTTTGCATACAGCAACTGCACTTCAGGAATCGTGATGTACACGTTCAACGATAAAAAGTTCCCATCCACGTTCAGTTTTCTCACAGCGGGAGG CATCATTGGCCTGTATACCACATTTGTGTTATTGGCCTCGCGCTTTATGAAGTCCTTTATTGGTGGCCAAAACAGAAAGATAATGTTTGAGGATCTGCCTTACGTTGATAGAGTGCTGCAACTCTGTCTGGACATTTATCTG GTACGGGAGGCATTGGAATTCGCGCTGGAAGAAGACCTGTTTGCCAAATTACTCTTCCTATACCGATCGCCCGAAACGCTAATCAAGTGGACCCGTCCCAAGGAGGAGTACGTGGACGATGACGGTGACACCGACTCGATTCCCAGTCGAATGAGCGTGCGCCGGCCCGAGCAGCTGCAGCCACAGCAACCGCAATAA